GGGCCATGGCGGCGCTTCAGCCGGGGGGAATCTGAATGACGACGATGCGTTCGACGGCCCACCGCCGCGCGGCGCGGCTCGCGGTCGCGGCGGCGCTCGCGCTCCTCTGGGCCGGCGCTGCACGGGCGGCCGAGTTCAAGACGGCCCCGCCGCTGTCGGCCCCCGGCCTCGACGGCAAGCCCATCCAGGTCAAGTACGCCGATGCCCGCGTCACGCTGGTCAACTTTTGGGCCACCTGGTGCCTCCCCTGCAGGGAGGAGATGCCGGCCATCAACC
This window of the Acidobacteriota bacterium genome carries:
- a CDS encoding TlpA family protein disulfide reductase → MTTMRSTAHRRAARLAVAAALALLWAGAARAAEFKTAPPLSAPGLDGKPIQVKYADARVTLVNFWATWCLPCREEMPAIN